Proteins from one Malania oleifera isolate guangnan ecotype guangnan chromosome 4, ASM2987363v1, whole genome shotgun sequence genomic window:
- the LOC131154400 gene encoding glucan endo-1,3-beta-D-glucosidase-like yields the protein MANGNVVSFCILSFFFLCIGGMTSVAATTWCVATVTGTDALFQQAIKISCGAPRVNCAPISPGGICFEPNKLANHATVALNLNYLANNVCPRPFGITAVTNPSYGRCILQGKPSP from the exons ATGGCCAATGGCAATGTTGTATCATTTTGCatcctctccttcttctttctttgtaTTGGAGGGATGACAAGTGTAGCG GCGACAACATGGTGTGTGGCTACTGTCACAGGGACAGATGCTTTGTTTCAACAAGCCATAAAGATTTCTTGCGGAGCCCCTAGGGTGAATTGTGCACCAATATCACCTGGTGGCATATGTTTTGAACCCAATAAATTGGCTAATCATGCAACCGTGGCCCTTAATCTCAACTATTTAGCCAATAATGTTTGCCCTCGTCCATTTGGCATAACTGCAGTAACCAATCCTT CATATGGAAGATGCATTTTACAAGGAAAACCATCTCCGTGA
- the LOC131154399 gene encoding major pollen allergen Ole e 10-like has product MAKVNYLSVGILSFLLCIGACLAFEGYTTGFEEKRVMTWCVASPSATTEMLWQAIVTCCEDTGISGGPIYPPNGKCFQPNTLANLASVALNIFYKARRLCLGQAGVVTTKDPSYGQCIFEGTP; this is encoded by the exons ATGGCCAAGGTTAATTATCTATCCGTTGGTATCCTCTCTTTCTTACTTTGCATTGGAGCTTGCTTAGCATTCGAAGGATACACCACTGGTTTTGAGGAGAAGAGG GTCATGACTTGGTGTGTGGCGAGTCCAAGTGCAACAACTGAGATGTTGTGGCAAGCCATAGTGACATGTTGTGAAGACACAGGGATATCCGGCGGCCCTATATATCCTCCTAATGGCAAATGCTTCCAGCCTAACACTCTGGCAAATCTTGCTTCTGTGGCTCTGAATATCTTCTATAAAGCACGTAGGCTTTGCCTTGGCCAAGCTGGTGTTGTTACCACTAAAGATCCCT CTTATGGGCAGTGCATTTTTGAAGGAACTCCATGA